A single genomic interval of Lacrimispora sphenoides JCM 1415 harbors:
- a CDS encoding GNAT family N-acetyltransferase — MINMHYANISDLNFWLSLDKHLSKGELERKILQKQCYIIEYDGKRVGVLRYNLFWDNIPFLNMIFFSPEYRAKGNGKQAMIAWENEMKLLGYIAVMTSTNSDEQAQHFYRKLGYKDCGCLILDMPKMEQPTELFFIKSLLVN, encoded by the coding sequence ATGATTAACATGCATTACGCCAATATAAGTGATTTAAATTTTTGGCTTTCGCTTGATAAACACTTAAGTAAGGGAGAGCTTGAAAGAAAAATCCTACAAAAACAATGCTACATTATAGAATATGATGGAAAGCGTGTCGGAGTATTAAGATATAATTTATTTTGGGATAATATACCGTTTTTGAATATGATATTTTTTAGTCCAGAATACCGTGCTAAAGGTAACGGTAAACAGGCGATGATTGCATGGGAAAATGAAATGAAGTTATTAGGCTACATCGCAGTAATGACATCAACAAATTCTGATGAACAGGCTCAACATTTTTATAGAAAGTTGGGGTATAAGGATTGTGGCTGTTTGATTCTTGATATGCCGAAAATGGAACAGCCCACGGAACTGTTTTTTATAAAATCTTTGCTTGTCAATTAA
- a CDS encoding dihydrofolate reductase family protein — MSVFFYGCITMDGYLADKNHNLDWLYETGTIEETGYESFYKNMDITIMGKRTFNEIENIENIGGLYPTTQNYVFTHAESLSAKEFIPINCDVVEFVKEIERDKNIWIIGGNTILAPLLDNHMVDNMIIQIAPVLLGRGIPIFSQKEGLKRFCLKEVKKYGQFAELIYSKI, encoded by the coding sequence ATGAGTGTATTTTTTTACGGCTGCATTACTATGGATGGTTATCTTGCTGACAAAAACCATAACCTGGATTGGCTTTATGAAACTGGCACGATAGAAGAAACTGGTTATGAAAGCTTCTATAAAAACATGGATATTACTATAATGGGTAAAAGAACATTTAATGAAATTGAAAACATAGAAAATATCGGCGGTCTTTATCCCACTACCCAAAATTATGTTTTTACACATGCTGAAAGCTTATCGGCCAAGGAATTTATTCCTATAAATTGTGATGTTGTTGAATTCGTGAAAGAAATAGAGAGGGATAAAAATATTTGGATCATCGGAGGTAACACAATATTAGCCCCTCTGTTAGATAATCATATGGTTGATAACATGATAATACAGATCGCTCCTGTGTTATTGGGGAGGGGAATACCAATATTCTCACAGAAAGAAGGGTTAAAGCGATTTTGCTTGAAGGAAGTAAAAAAATACGGACAATTTGCAGAATTAATTTATAGTAAAATATAG
- a CDS encoding SDR family NAD(P)-dependent oxidoreductase has product MEGKKVAVVTGGSSGMGLAISKKLQNLGVHVIVFDLQTPPENFEFYRVDISDDGQIKSALSHILRLDIIVNNAGVYFEKYLEDTTNEEINTMVDINIKGTYLVTRNAFEKIKASKGSIVIIASCLGLVPELTSPLYCTTKAGLVMLTKCLAQQYAELGIRVNCVLPGPINTPLLQKSFSDKETADRCSDRIPLKRIGEPEDIANMVAFLISDDAGYITGGAFPVDGGVSSSSMYSK; this is encoded by the coding sequence ATGGAAGGTAAAAAGGTTGCGGTTGTCACAGGTGGAAGTTCTGGAATGGGACTTGCCATTTCAAAAAAGCTTCAGAATTTGGGAGTGCATGTTATTGTTTTTGATTTACAAACTCCGCCGGAAAATTTTGAGTTTTACCGTGTTGATATTAGTGATGACGGACAGATTAAATCAGCGCTGTCTCATATCCTCCGGTTGGATATTATTGTAAATAATGCAGGTGTTTATTTTGAAAAATATCTGGAAGACACTACAAATGAAGAGATAAACACAATGGTGGATATTAACATTAAAGGTACTTATCTTGTGACGCGTAATGCATTTGAAAAAATAAAGGCTTCAAAAGGCTCAATTGTTATAATTGCGTCCTGCCTGGGGCTTGTCCCGGAACTAACCTCACCACTTTATTGCACAACAAAAGCAGGACTTGTCATGCTGACAAAGTGCCTTGCGCAGCAATATGCCGAGCTTGGGATACGGGTCAATTGCGTTTTGCCCGGGCCGATTAACACCCCTCTTTTGCAGAAGAGCTTTTCAGATAAGGAAACAGCCGACCGCTGTTCCGACCGTATACCACTAAAGCGGATTGGAGAACCGGAAGATATCGCAAATATGGTGGCTTTTCTTATAAGCGATGATGCCGGGTATATAACAGGAGGTGCTTTTCCTGTTGACGGGGGAGTATCCTCCTCAAGCATGTATTCAAAATAA